In a single window of the Candidatus Celerinatantimonas neptuna genome:
- the hemY gene encoding Protein HemY yields the protein MIKLFLLLLVVAIGMIAGPLLEGHQGYVLIALGHYTIEMSVIGLITGLIVVFIIAQILVSLLRQLFLSIPRLRNVLSNRRIESARQQTQQGLLAMYQGDYQDAQLCLAKSARGSESPSLNYLSAAKAAAQQGNLQQSDKLLDKADHRSNNPQTQQAIQLARAQLKLESGDLVAATQLLEQLPAAQLQRPSALKLRFELSKAQQDWDNQLEILIQLAKQNPSNWQPELEQAYTGKFKALAKEGVMPFKTYWKNLPRKLKQQTWLLKSVAPALSFLKETELLIRLLKKPLKLGDPIAIELASRLPKDQAVKLLPLLENIHQQNQKNAPVLTALGAICLIDGQIEKAQQYLEKSIEIRPSKRAYILLGELFAVLRNHEQAIHWYRQATEKQPD from the coding sequence ATGATCAAGTTGTTCCTATTACTGCTCGTTGTCGCTATTGGCATGATCGCCGGTCCTTTATTAGAAGGACATCAGGGATATGTACTCATAGCGCTTGGCCACTATACGATTGAAATGTCAGTTATTGGTTTAATCACAGGATTAATCGTTGTTTTCATCATTGCGCAAATATTAGTAAGTCTTCTAAGGCAACTTTTTCTCAGCATCCCAAGACTACGCAACGTATTATCAAACAGACGAATAGAATCGGCCCGCCAACAAACACAGCAAGGCTTACTCGCCATGTATCAGGGTGACTATCAGGATGCACAGCTATGTCTTGCAAAATCAGCCAGAGGAAGCGAATCACCATCACTCAATTATCTATCAGCGGCTAAAGCGGCCGCTCAACAAGGTAATCTCCAACAAAGTGACAAGCTACTGGACAAGGCTGATCACCGCAGTAACAATCCACAAACTCAACAAGCAATTCAGTTGGCTAGGGCACAGCTGAAACTTGAATCCGGAGATCTTGTCGCTGCTACCCAATTACTTGAACAATTGCCTGCCGCACAATTACAACGGCCATCCGCCCTCAAACTGCGTTTTGAACTGTCGAAAGCTCAACAAGATTGGGACAATCAACTCGAAATTTTAATCCAGCTAGCCAAACAAAACCCATCTAACTGGCAACCAGAATTAGAACAGGCCTACACAGGTAAATTCAAAGCACTGGCTAAAGAAGGGGTAATGCCATTTAAAACATACTGGAAAAATCTGCCACGTAAGTTAAAGCAACAAACCTGGCTTTTGAAATCAGTTGCTCCAGCTTTAAGTTTTTTAAAAGAAACCGAACTACTCATCAGATTACTTAAAAAACCGCTCAAACTAGGCGATCCGATAGCAATTGAGCTAGCGTCCAGATTACCCAAAGATCAAGCCGTCAAATTACTTCCATTATTGGAGAACATTCATCAGCAAAATCAGAAAAATGCCCCAGTATTGACTGCTCTTGGCGCTATTTGTCTTATAGATGGTCAGATCGAAAAAGCACAGCAGTACCTTGAGAAAAGCATCGAAATTCGCCCTTCTAAGCGGGCCTATATCTTACTTGGGGAGTTATTTGCAGTACTACGTAACCATGAACAAGCGATTCATTGGTATCGACAGGCTACTGAAAAACAGCCTGATTAA
- the fre gene encoding NAD(P)H-flavin reductase, with translation MKRINCQVEMVTPILDDVYQVVLKSPEPVDFEAGQYLQVVMADDDKRPFSIANAPGPDRLELHLGSPVGNPYTEQVIQRLEQKPLIEVELPFGHASMTQMPERDVVIMVGGTGFSYAKSLIEYLNQLDHNRKVYLYWGGRNLGGLYLYNMAQQWHDAGKICFMPVIEKSIPDWSGHVGLVHEAVLDDFVTLKDLDVYIAGRFEMAAIARDDFTAKGLPIEHLHGDAYDFI, from the coding sequence ATGAAGCGAATCAATTGCCAGGTCGAGATGGTCACCCCTATTTTAGATGATGTGTATCAGGTTGTTTTAAAAAGTCCTGAGCCTGTAGATTTTGAGGCTGGCCAATATCTACAGGTTGTCATGGCTGATGATGACAAAAGACCTTTTTCGATAGCCAATGCTCCAGGCCCAGATCGTTTGGAGCTTCATCTTGGTTCTCCCGTTGGAAATCCTTATACCGAGCAGGTGATTCAACGTTTGGAGCAAAAACCGTTAATTGAAGTTGAACTACCATTTGGCCATGCATCAATGACTCAAATGCCTGAGCGAGATGTTGTGATCATGGTCGGTGGAACAGGTTTTTCATATGCAAAATCGTTAATCGAATATCTCAATCAGTTGGATCATAATCGCAAGGTCTATTTGTACTGGGGAGGCCGAAATCTGGGAGGTCTGTACTTATATAATATGGCCCAGCAATGGCATGATGCGGGTAAAATTTGCTTTATGCCAGTGATTGAAAAGTCCATTCCCGATTGGTCCGGCCATGTCGGACTGGTTCATGAAGCTGTGTTAGATGATTTCGTGACGCTTAAAGATCTGGATGTTTATATTGCCGGTCGATTTGAAATGGCGGCTATTGCCCGTGATGATTTTACGGCTAAAGGTTTGCCTATAGAGCATCTACACGGCGATGCTTATGATTTCATCTAG
- the ubiD gene encoding 3-octaprenyl-4-hydroxybenzoate carboxy-lyase produces the protein MKYRDLREFISLLEQRGELKRISQPVDPYLEITEICDRTLKRNGPALLFESVIGHQIPVLGNLFGTPERVALGMGREHVSELRSVGQWLSYLKEPEPPRGFKELMEKVPIFKQVLNMPTKKVRKPSCQEVVLTGDDVDLDALPIQTCWPGDAAPLLTWGLVVTRGPFKKRQNLGIYRQQKLGKNKLIMRWLSHRGGALDYREWQEVYPGEPYPVAVALGCDPATTLGAVTPVPDTLSEYAFAGLLRGSRTEVAQCISHDLQVPASAEIVLEGYLQPGEMAVEGPYGDHTGYYNETDEFPVFTVTHITHRRDPIYHSTYTGRPPDEPAILGKALNEVFVPLLQKQFPEIIDFYLPPEGCSYRMAVVTMRKQYPGHAKRVMMGVWSFLRQFMYTKFVIVCDDDIDARNWQDVIWAITTRMDPLRDTVMIDNTPIDYLDFASPVAGLGSKMGLDATNKWPGETLREWGQVITMDPKVKKRIDTIWPELGID, from the coding sequence ATGAAGTATCGAGATCTTCGAGAATTTATATCGCTGCTTGAGCAGCGAGGCGAGCTAAAACGTATCAGTCAACCTGTCGATCCCTATTTAGAAATTACCGAAATCTGTGACAGAACGTTGAAGAGGAATGGTCCTGCTCTGTTGTTTGAGTCGGTCATAGGGCATCAGATCCCAGTACTTGGTAACTTATTTGGTACGCCGGAGCGAGTTGCGCTGGGGATGGGCAGAGAACATGTCAGTGAACTGCGCTCAGTAGGGCAATGGCTATCTTATCTTAAAGAACCAGAACCTCCACGGGGATTTAAAGAGTTAATGGAGAAGGTTCCAATCTTTAAACAAGTTCTTAATATGCCAACAAAAAAAGTTCGAAAACCATCCTGTCAAGAGGTTGTCCTAACAGGGGATGATGTCGACTTGGATGCGTTACCTATTCAGACCTGCTGGCCGGGCGATGCAGCACCACTGTTGACATGGGGGCTGGTTGTAACCCGGGGACCTTTTAAGAAGCGCCAGAATTTAGGTATTTATCGTCAGCAAAAACTTGGTAAAAATAAGCTGATTATGCGTTGGTTATCTCACCGGGGAGGGGCTTTAGATTATCGGGAGTGGCAAGAGGTGTACCCTGGAGAGCCTTATCCTGTTGCTGTGGCATTAGGCTGTGACCCGGCAACAACGCTGGGGGCTGTTACACCGGTTCCTGATACTTTGTCAGAATATGCTTTTGCCGGATTGTTACGGGGTTCTCGAACCGAAGTCGCTCAATGTATCAGCCATGATTTACAGGTACCTGCGAGTGCTGAAATAGTTCTCGAAGGTTATTTGCAGCCGGGTGAGATGGCCGTTGAAGGACCATATGGTGATCATACGGGCTACTATAATGAAACTGACGAGTTTCCGGTTTTTACGGTAACTCATATCACACATCGTCGGGATCCGATTTACCACAGCACCTATACTGGGCGTCCACCAGATGAGCCTGCTATTTTGGGAAAAGCGCTTAATGAAGTTTTTGTTCCGCTATTACAGAAGCAGTTTCCAGAAATCATTGATTTTTATTTGCCACCGGAAGGTTGCTCTTATCGTATGGCCGTCGTGACGATGAGAAAGCAATATCCCGGACATGCCAAGCGGGTCATGATGGGAGTCTGGTCGTTTCTTCGACAGTTTATGTATACTAAATTTGTGATTGTGTGTGATGACGATATCGATGCGCGTAACTGGCAGGATGTTATTTGGGCCATTACGACCCGGATGGACCCCTTGCGTGATACAGTAATGATTGATAATACACCGATTGATTATCTTGACTTCGCATCACCTGTTGCAGGGTTAGGTTCAAAAATGGGATTAGATGCGACCAATAAGTGGCCAGGAGAAACGCTACGGGAATGGGGTCAGGTGATTACAATGGATCCTAAAGTGAAAAAACGAATTGATACGATCTGGCCAGAACTGGGCATTGATTAG
- the rho gene encoding Transcription termination factor Rho has protein sequence MNLTELKNTPVHDLVSLGENMGLENLARLRKQDIIFSILKAHAKSGEDIFGNGVLEILQDGFGFLRSADSSYMAGPDDIYVSPSQIRRFNLRTGDTIAGKIRPPKEGERYFALLKINEVNHDKPENSRNKVLFENLTPLHATKRLRMERGNGSTEDITARVLDLASPIGKGQRGLIVAPPKAGKTMLLQNIAQNIVFNHPECELMVLLIDERPEEVTEMQRLVKGEVIASTFDEPANRHVQVAEMVIEKAKRLVEHKKDVVILLDSITRLARAYNTVIPSSGKVLTGGVDANALHRPKRFFGAARNVEEGGSLTIIATALIDTGSKMDEVIYEEFKGTGNMELHLSRKIAEKRVYPAIDINRSGTRREELLTTADELQKMWILRKIVHPMDEIDAMEFLIDKLAMTKTNDEFFNAMKKK, from the coding sequence ATGAATTTAACCGAGCTGAAAAATACCCCAGTCCATGATTTGGTCTCATTAGGCGAAAACATGGGGTTGGAAAACCTTGCCCGCCTACGTAAGCAAGACATTATATTTTCAATATTAAAAGCCCATGCTAAAAGTGGCGAAGACATTTTTGGTAATGGGGTTCTTGAAATCCTGCAAGATGGATTTGGTTTTCTGCGTAGTGCCGACAGTTCTTATATGGCTGGGCCTGATGATATTTATGTATCACCTAGTCAGATCCGCCGTTTTAATTTACGTACCGGTGATACAATTGCCGGAAAAATTCGTCCTCCTAAAGAAGGCGAACGTTATTTTGCGCTGTTAAAAATCAATGAAGTCAACCACGATAAACCTGAAAATTCCCGCAATAAAGTCCTGTTTGAAAACTTAACACCGCTGCATGCAACGAAACGGTTGCGGATGGAACGGGGAAATGGTTCAACAGAAGATATTACTGCTCGGGTATTAGATTTAGCATCGCCAATCGGTAAAGGCCAGCGGGGATTAATTGTCGCACCGCCTAAAGCCGGTAAAACAATGTTGCTTCAAAATATCGCTCAGAATATCGTTTTTAATCATCCTGAATGTGAATTGATGGTATTGCTGATTGATGAACGTCCCGAAGAAGTGACAGAAATGCAGCGTTTGGTTAAAGGTGAAGTGATTGCTTCCACATTTGATGAACCTGCAAACCGACATGTTCAAGTCGCAGAAATGGTCATCGAAAAAGCCAAGCGTCTTGTCGAACATAAAAAAGATGTTGTTATCTTACTTGATTCGATTACGCGTTTGGCCCGGGCATATAACACGGTGATTCCGTCTTCAGGTAAAGTTTTGACTGGTGGTGTTGATGCCAATGCTCTGCATCGTCCAAAACGCTTTTTTGGTGCGGCCCGAAATGTTGAAGAGGGCGGTAGCTTAACTATTATTGCAACCGCGCTTATCGATACCGGTTCTAAAATGGATGAAGTTATCTATGAAGAATTTAAAGGTACCGGTAATATGGAATTACATCTGAGCCGTAAGATTGCAGAGAAGCGGGTATATCCTGCCATTGATATCAACCGTTCTGGTACCCGTCGTGAAGAGTTGCTGACTACAGCGGATGAGCTACAGAAAATGTGGATCTTACGTAAAATCGTTCATCCTATGGATGAAATTGATGCTATGGAATTTCTCATTGATAAATTGGCAATGACCAAAACCAATGATGAATTCTTCAATGCAATGAAGAAAAAATAA
- the trxA gene encoding Thioredoxin 1, with product MSDNIVHVTDSTFDNDVLNASTPVIVDFWAEWCGPCKMIAPILEEVASEYADRVTVAKLDIDANPGTPPKYGIRGIPTLLLFKDGNVIGTKVGALSKVQLAQFIDEHL from the coding sequence ATGAGCGACAATATTGTTCATGTAACAGATTCTACTTTTGACAATGATGTCCTAAATGCTAGTACCCCTGTTATTGTTGATTTTTGGGCTGAGTGGTGTGGCCCATGTAAAATGATCGCACCGATTCTTGAAGAAGTTGCCAGTGAATATGCTGATCGGGTAACAGTTGCTAAATTAGATATCGATGCGAATCCTGGAACACCGCCTAAATATGGTATTCGAGGGATTCCGACATTGCTTCTTTTTAAGGATGGTAATGTAATTGGGACTAAAGTCGGCGCATTATCTAAAGTCCAGTTGGCTCAATTTATTGATGAACATCTATAA
- the rhlB gene encoding ATP-dependent RNA helicase RhlB — MSKKHLTDQKFADLGLQPEVLNALEQQGYHYCTGIQAESLPILLQGKDIAGQAQTGTGKTLAFLIATFDHLLVVPEPEDRAVNQPRAIIMAPTRELAIQIHRDATALAKTTGLKMGLVYGGEGYESQRHTLDQGVDILIGTTGRMIDYYKQGAFNLKAIQALVLDEADRMFDLGFIKDIRYLMRRMPAPTERLNMLFSATLSYKVKELAFEHMNEPKHIAIEPEQMTNVRITEELFYPSNNEKMALFQTILEEEWPDKTIVFANTKHRCEDIWGYLSADGHRVGLLTGDIAQRKRIKILDQFTKGDLDVLVATDVAARGLHIPHVTMVFNYDLPDDAEDYVHRIGRTGRAGENGKAISFACEEYVFNLPAIETYIKHPIPVTQYDPEALLVDLPAPVKLHHSRNNRNNSSGNDRSRNSNQRNRRRHSNQNKRSH, encoded by the coding sequence ATGAGTAAAAAACATCTAACAGACCAGAAATTTGCCGATCTGGGACTCCAACCAGAAGTGCTAAATGCACTGGAGCAGCAAGGCTATCATTACTGTACTGGAATTCAGGCCGAAAGTTTGCCGATATTACTGCAAGGCAAAGATATCGCCGGACAAGCCCAAACCGGTACAGGAAAAACTTTAGCGTTTTTAATCGCAACATTTGACCATCTACTTGTGGTTCCCGAGCCTGAGGACCGGGCCGTTAATCAACCCCGGGCTATTATTATGGCTCCAACCCGTGAATTAGCGATCCAAATTCACAGGGACGCAACTGCTCTTGCCAAAACGACAGGCTTGAAGATGGGCTTGGTTTATGGTGGAGAAGGCTATGAAAGTCAGCGCCATACACTCGATCAGGGCGTTGACATCCTAATCGGCACCACAGGGCGAATGATTGACTATTACAAGCAAGGGGCATTCAACCTTAAAGCCATTCAGGCTCTCGTCCTTGATGAAGCGGATCGGATGTTCGATTTAGGATTCATCAAAGATATTCGCTACCTGATGCGGCGCATGCCGGCCCCCACTGAACGATTAAACATGTTGTTCTCTGCCACACTCTCTTACAAAGTGAAAGAGTTAGCATTTGAACACATGAATGAACCCAAACACATCGCGATTGAACCTGAACAGATGACCAATGTTCGCATTACTGAAGAATTATTTTATCCTTCAAATAATGAGAAAATGGCATTGTTTCAAACAATTCTTGAAGAAGAATGGCCAGATAAAACTATTGTATTTGCCAACACAAAACACCGCTGTGAAGATATCTGGGGCTATTTAAGCGCAGATGGGCATCGTGTCGGGCTGCTAACAGGAGATATAGCCCAACGCAAACGAATTAAAATTTTGGATCAATTCACAAAAGGTGATTTAGATGTCCTAGTCGCAACCGATGTTGCCGCTCGGGGACTTCATATTCCCCATGTAACGATGGTATTTAACTATGATCTTCCTGATGATGCCGAAGATTATGTCCATCGTATCGGCAGAACCGGTCGGGCAGGAGAAAATGGTAAAGCGATTAGTTTTGCTTGTGAAGAATACGTTTTTAATCTTCCAGCCATCGAAACCTATATAAAACATCCAATTCCGGTGACTCAGTATGATCCAGAAGCGTTGTTAGTCGATCTTCCCGCTCCGGTAAAATTACACCATTCACGTAACAACCGGAATAATTCATCGGGAAATGACCGTTCTCGTAACAGCAATCAGCGCAATCGACGCAGGCATAGCAATCAAAATAAACGTTCTCACTAA
- the gppA gene encoding Guanosine-5'-triphosphate,3'-diphosphate pyrophosphatase produces MSLHYAAIDLGSNSFHMLIVRELQGTIQTVAKVKRKVRLAAGLDKHGLLDEAAMQRGWQCLSLFAEQVRDIDPKHLTIVATATLRKATNRDQFILRAEQILGHPIHVISGDEEASIIYRGVACTSSGRGQRLVIDIGGASTELIIGEQNQAVLLNSLEMGCVTWMKRYFSPSKKITIDNFDAAILATKKTIAPYVSSYRRLGWQSCIGASGTIQAIQEVMLYQQIPEPITLKKLYLLRNQIINTHPSAPLNIEGLTTERAPVFPSGLAILIALFEELKIKDINLAGGALREGLVYSLLSQRASSSVRTHTAESFIKRHHIDENQAQQVCQYALQLAAQITPGFDHHERQMLRYASLFHEVGLNIEFKRAPEHAAYIIDHSDLPGFSSEQKHLISAMLLNQRGNWHLSPLQKQQAVTFSRAITLTRLLRIAIILSMRRNQTNCQQVVLLQDSECLEHWTLDMPPGWPGKYPLRYAELMFEQQNPARPQDALRFVEWMAQKQNNESF; encoded by the coding sequence GTGTCACTACACTATGCTGCTATTGACTTGGGTTCTAACAGTTTTCACATGCTAATTGTCAGAGAACTTCAGGGGACCATTCAGACAGTTGCAAAAGTTAAACGTAAAGTCCGTTTAGCCGCAGGCTTAGATAAACACGGCCTTCTGGATGAAGCAGCCATGCAAAGAGGCTGGCAATGTCTGAGCCTTTTTGCCGAACAGGTTCGAGATATCGACCCGAAACATCTGACCATCGTTGCCACCGCAACACTGCGCAAAGCGACGAACCGGGATCAGTTTATTCTACGGGCAGAGCAGATTTTAGGGCACCCGATTCATGTTATTAGCGGTGATGAAGAAGCAAGTATCATTTATCGGGGCGTAGCATGTACCAGTAGTGGCCGGGGTCAACGTCTTGTCATCGATATTGGCGGAGCAAGCACTGAATTAATCATTGGGGAACAAAACCAGGCTGTACTTCTCAATAGCCTGGAGATGGGCTGCGTGACCTGGATGAAGCGATATTTCAGTCCATCTAAAAAAATAACAATCGATAATTTTGATGCAGCAATCCTCGCAACAAAAAAAACGATAGCCCCTTATGTCAGCAGCTATCGGCGATTGGGATGGCAAAGCTGTATCGGAGCTTCTGGCACGATACAGGCTATCCAGGAAGTCATGCTTTATCAGCAAATACCAGAACCGATTACCCTCAAAAAACTCTATCTACTCCGCAATCAAATCATTAATACCCACCCATCGGCTCCACTAAATATCGAAGGATTAACAACGGAGCGTGCTCCGGTTTTCCCAAGTGGACTCGCCATATTAATTGCTTTGTTTGAAGAGTTAAAAATCAAAGATATCAATTTAGCCGGCGGCGCTCTTCGGGAAGGATTGGTCTATAGCCTGCTTAGTCAAAGAGCCTCATCAAGCGTCAGAACCCATACGGCTGAAAGCTTCATCAAACGGCACCACATAGATGAGAATCAAGCTCAACAAGTCTGCCAATATGCACTCCAGTTAGCGGCTCAAATCACCCCGGGGTTTGATCACCATGAACGCCAGATGCTGCGCTATGCATCTTTATTTCATGAAGTCGGTTTAAATATTGAGTTTAAACGTGCACCAGAACATGCCGCCTATATCATTGATCATAGTGATCTCCCCGGCTTTAGCAGTGAGCAGAAACATCTCATCTCCGCCATGTTACTCAACCAGAGAGGAAACTGGCATCTGTCCCCGTTACAAAAGCAGCAGGCTGTCACTTTTTCACGGGCCATTACATTGACAAGATTATTAAGAATAGCCATTATTCTTAGCATGCGGCGTAATCAAACTAATTGCCAGCAAGTCGTGTTATTGCAAGATAGCGAATGTCTCGAACACTGGACCCTGGACATGCCACCTGGATGGCCTGGAAAATATCCGTTACGCTATGCTGAGCTGATGTTTGAGCAACAGAATCCTGCCCGCCCCCAAGATGCCCTGAGATTCGTCGAGTGGATGGCTCAAAAGCAAAATAATGAATCATTTTAA
- the elbB gene encoding Glyoxalase ElbB yields the protein MKIAVILSGCGVYDGSEIQESVLTLLAISEAGHHYDCFAPDISQHDVIDHCIGKPVGEARNVLNESARIARGEILPTTALKIEGYDALWLPGGFGVAKNLSKWAISGPDGEVEPSVASLIRQFFKAEKSVAALCMAPTTVAKAMQDSGLELTLTVGQNNPDIEVGLKQCGAHPVQCDSGESIVDKEHKLVTAPCYMMPSNPATIARECRSVMAAIEALQAE from the coding sequence ATGAAAATCGCAGTTATTCTAAGCGGCTGTGGTGTCTATGATGGCAGTGAAATCCAAGAGTCGGTATTAACTTTATTAGCAATCAGTGAAGCAGGACATCATTATGACTGCTTTGCACCTGATATCTCCCAACACGACGTGATCGATCATTGTATTGGTAAACCCGTAGGCGAAGCACGAAATGTTCTAAATGAATCAGCCCGTATAGCCCGGGGCGAAATTCTACCGACGACAGCCTTAAAAATAGAGGGCTATGATGCGCTATGGCTACCCGGAGGATTTGGCGTCGCAAAAAATTTATCGAAGTGGGCTATATCTGGACCCGATGGCGAAGTTGAACCATCTGTTGCATCATTAATTCGCCAGTTTTTCAAAGCAGAAAAATCGGTTGCAGCGCTTTGCATGGCCCCGACAACCGTTGCCAAAGCAATGCAAGATAGTGGGCTAGAACTCACTCTAACCGTCGGACAAAACAACCCAGACATAGAAGTCGGATTAAAGCAGTGTGGCGCCCATCCGGTTCAATGCGACTCGGGTGAAAGCATTGTCGACAAAGAACACAAATTAGTGACTGCACCTTGCTATATGATGCCAAGTAATCCAGCGACAATCGCCCGGGAGTGTCGTTCAGTCATGGCGGCTATTGAAGCACTACAGGCCGAGTAG
- the cueR gene encoding HTH-type transcriptional regulator CueR: MKIGEVAKRSGLSVKTVRYYHDIGLVKAQRSENGYRSYNREQLDHLCFLGNCRKIGFSLAQCEQLLSLYIDKNRASCDVKRIASVHLAEIEARMSQLEQLRLSLLTMMDCCAGDDHPDCPILDSLAGHSSLADFTND; encoded by the coding sequence ATGAAAATCGGTGAAGTAGCAAAACGAAGTGGTTTATCGGTTAAAACGGTGCGCTATTATCATGATATTGGTCTGGTTAAAGCTCAACGGTCTGAAAATGGCTATCGTAGTTATAACCGTGAGCAATTAGACCACTTATGCTTTCTTGGAAATTGTCGAAAGATCGGTTTTAGCTTAGCTCAGTGTGAGCAATTACTATCGCTCTATATTGATAAAAATAGGGCTTCTTGTGATGTGAAACGCATTGCATCTGTCCATCTGGCAGAAATCGAAGCTCGTATGAGTCAGCTTGAACAATTGAGGCTGAGTCTTTTAACTATGATGGATTGTTGCGCAGGTGATGATCATCCTGATTGCCCGATTCTTGATTCTCTTGCCGGGCATTCTAGTCTTGCCGATTTTACTAACGATTAA